A stretch of DNA from Cryptococcus neoformans var. neoformans JEC21 chromosome 13 sequence:
TTGCATGATGTCCTTTCTCCCAAGTTCCATAACACTTCTCTTCTAGAGCGGTTTGCTGCAAGCGAGAGTGCAGAGATGGATAACACAGTTGGACGATTGACACGACAAGGCGCTGAGAGTTTGTGCACAGCACGCAGCTCTGTACTTCCTTCGAGTACACTGGGCGGAAAGATGGAGCAATATGACTGGGACAATATCAGCCAGGCAGCCTCTTCGCGATTGAGCCAGCATATCAAGAATCAACTTACAACCCAGGCCGAGAAACGACGAGGGATGCTCGCCAGTGGTCAAGGAACAATGAGCGGATTGAAAGTGGAGCTGCTTCCATGGTACAAAGTAGAGGATAAGAGCTTACAACTTGAGCTATTTATACTTTCTAACGACGGGTATTTTGAATCCACAGGGGTACCGACAGCGATCGATCTTCGTTCAACCGTTTTCCCGGATTTCGAAAGTTTTAGAGAGAGTTGAGGGTCGATTACTTTATTTTCTTTCCACAATGTTGGGATTTTAATGGCAGTGGAAATCGATAGAATGGGGAATCCATTTACGTTTATAGTTCTTTGACTTGACTTCCAATGCACGACCAATGACGAGGATAACATGATACGTATAACATGCGATGTTTCAGTTGTGTAAACGGAACCAAATATCGACGGAAACGGAGATTTGAAAAGTACGTCTAGCTGCAGGGTATTCTCGACATCTCCACCGAACTTACCGTACTCTTTTTCCgtcattcttttccttttctcgcCAACCATGACAGAATTACCGGGCGCTAAAAGACACAAGCCTAATGTACCACAAAACCCAGTTGTCGGCTCAgctctgaagaagaggcagccGAAAGTCCCTGGGCCGGATTACGAAAAGGGCTTAGAATATTGGGACAACGTCGAAGCAAGTGTTGATGGTGTTCTCGGTGGTTTTGGTACTGGTGTGAGTCATATCTTGAAGCTTGAATGAGGGGACGGAAGTAACACTGGCCAATGTTCTGTCAGCCGGTTCCGCATATTGAACAGCTTACCTCCCGTCTTCTTTTGCTGTCTCTGATTCCCTCGCTCTCACCCTTCTCCAATCCTCTCTGTCCCTCTCCTATCGCCAATccttcaccaccacctcaCCGACGCGTGGCTCTTGATGTAGGAGCAGGTATCGGCCGTGTGACACGACATGTCCTTATTCCACTTTTTGATGACGTTATCCTCGTCGAGCCTGTGGACAAGTTCGTTTCGGAAGCTTACCGTTCAGCGGCTGCCGGAGAATGGAGGGATCTACCTTCCCTTGAACCGCTCCCTCCTAAGCCATCCACATCTGCCGAGGAAGATAAGCGGGCGCTGGAACAGTGGAAAGAGGCTAAGAGAAGGCAAGACGAGTCTAaagctggaagagggaagagagtgaggTTTGTGAAGGGTGGATTGCAGTACCTCGACCCGAAAAGTCCGGGGAAAGGGGGAGAGGAATTAGGTGTCGTCGGTGCAAAGAGGGGTGGGGAAGGCGGTTTGGACGGAGAAGATGTGCTTTATGACGTGTGAGTTTTTGGTCCAGCTCTGAATACATGATTAGTTATACTGAGCGCACCAAATTTCAGCATCTGGTGTCAATGGTGCCTCGGGCACATGAACCACGCTGACCTTGTCGCTTTCCTCCGACGAGCACGCGCAGCTCTCcgcgaggatgatgaaaacCGACAATCATACATTTTTGTCAAGGAAAACTGTTGTGACGACGGCCCTGGAGGAATCCCACAAGAGTTtatggacgaagaagatagTAGTTTGACAAGGTGCGTCCATCTTTCCTCAAGATATGAACTAGTCGGCATGAGATACTTCGGTGCCTCCTTTTGTGTTCTCATAtttgtttcttttcttgtATTCTCTGCAGTATCTCACCGGCGGTTGTTCTTCGGGTGCTACCATCTGTtttcccctctctcctcccctaCGCCCAACCTTTAAATTTCTTATCATTCCTCGCCAGATGACATTTGAAAACAGATTTAAAAGATACAAGACGGAAAGACTCAAGCTGATCATTCCCTTTTCGGTTCAATAGGTCAAGTGCTAAGTGGCTTCAGGCGTTTGCCGATGCGGGTCTCAAGGTCGTCAAGGAGGTGACGCAGGAAGGAATGCCAGAAGAGCTGTTTGTTGTTAAGGCGTGAGTATTCTCTTCTGTTATATCCCCTGtcatggatgatgaagggagTTGATGCTGATAAACTGTGTATAGATGGGCTTTGAAGTAGAGTTCGGACGGAATTGGACAGATACAATAATATGAGGGTTATTGACGTTAGAATAGAACAGTGATCGTTAGAAGAACATCCAGTATCGTTTATGTTTGGGAATTTTTTTACAGAGTTCCAAGCTCAATGCATTGGACTCACAGACACGGACTCTGCAATGTTTATGTATTACCCTCTAACTCCCATACTCAGCGCGGCCAGCGGACCAGGGATAAGAGACAATCCTTTCTTATACCGCAATTTAACTCTTTAACCATCTTATCACGGGACATAATTTCAACATATGAAAGGAGAGGCGTAATTGGGATCGAAATGCCAGACTATCATTGATGGCCCAAATATATATGCAGAATTGTCTACGACCTTGATTCTAATCACCGTTAACCTTGAAGTCGATCCCCATCGGCCATGGGATCCCACTATCCTCATTAACCCGGCAAGATTAGACATAATCTTCTTGGGATGAATCACACCCCATATTTTCTTCCACCTTACCACTCAATCTCACATCCCACCGCTACATGATCGCTCGCGCAAATCCCTTTTCGCGGTAATCCCTCACCAAGGTCTGAGACTTTGGGAGGCAGCATGACCTTTCGGATCTCGGCGCCAGAAGTGGCGGACGTAGAAGAGGCGGGTGGGGCAATGAGGAAAGGGGGAGAATTAAGAGGCGGTAAGACAAGGAGATAATCTGATAGAAGAGAGTGCTTTCAGTCACAGCAAGAAAGAAATTATCAAAGTGACTGTTGGTTACTCACCTAAAGTAAGACGGAAAAGTGGCGTAAAACAGGTCCACCCAGGTTCATCCCCTCCTTgtcccttctctccatctccaaaaccTTTTCTATCATCAAATCCATCAAtcccctttccttccttccattgcGTTGATCCATAAGCGCTCATAGCACCCTCAGGTTGGTCGCTATCTCCATCTATAAGAGGGAATTCGGCTTTGAAGAGATCCACGAGCTCTAACGCTGTGGGTAACCCATCCGAAGGTCGGGGAGGACGTGTGTTGGCAATCGATTTATCATCGAGATCTTCATTCTCTGCATCTTTCTCCGCTTCCGTCTTATTAATTATAGCGGGGGTTGTAGTCCCAGTACCGGTAGTACTGGCAGGTTCGGAagcggaggaagggattTCGGGAGGTGTGAGAGGGATTTTGGAGAGCGAGTCGTGAACGAGACGGGATTGGGAGATTTCGTCGAGATATCGTTGCGGAAGAGGGGAGTGTGGGGAGACGAGCAACTGGTATGTTGCTTCCGATGGTTGAGTATTGAGATCTAGATATGAGATGAAGCTTAAAGTTAGCTCTCATTTCTATGATTTGCACGTAATactcttgaagaagaaaaaggagtGAAGGACAAAGCGACTTACCTCCAGCGAGAACAACAGGCCATGTGGTACAGCAATTGGCTTTTTGGAAGCGCCTAATGGCTCGTACAAGCAAAAGAGTCTGACGAACTCGTTCGTATACGAACCTACACATATTATCAGTACTAAAAGCGCAATAAGTTGACTTTACAAAATTGCTTACTTGGGATGCCAGAATCTACAGCCACAAGTTAGAAATGGGATTTGGCCGAAGTTAATGATGAGAACTCACAAATGAGTAGTAGCGATAATGAcaccttcaccatccttgcATTCCAACGCTACTATCAACCCCACATTCTTCGTCTGTCTTGATCCTCCTCGACGTCTTCGTACTTCTTCCAACGACTCggcaccatcttctcttaTTACCAAATCGCTCGAACGAGGGTGGATCTCTTCAAAGTCTAAATGAATTAGTTTGCTCTGGCGAAGGGAGAACCGGTCTTTGCGATAGAGAACGACAAGGCCATGAAGTTTGCCTGGGCCTGTACCCTTGATATACGCGTGTTGAGGTAaggcaggaaggaagtCGGGAAGCTTGTCACATTCCTTGTATGATTTAATCAGCTTCACGCTTGACGAAGAGTGATTAATAAACGTACTTGGAGACAGATGATGTCACTGGAGGAATGGTGCGCAAACTCAGCAAGAAGCATGGGCTTACGGTCCGCCCATCGAAGACAGTCAGAGCCAGGGAAAAGCTCTCGTCCTAAGAATCAATCAGCTCGCTGAAAGGAAGTCTTAACTTTGATAGAACTCGCGGACAAGAGTTTGAGCAAGCAACTTCAATCACAGCCAACATCAGCTTGTCACGAATTAATCATACTGATCGGGCGAATACTGACATTCCAAGTGATAATCTTGgcccttttcccttgtgatcttcccttctcctccttatCTTTACCAGAGACATCAATCCAGTCTCTTTTGAGAAACTTGCAATTTCCCGTCACCaacttttcctcctcagtCGGCTCCACTTTACCAGCCGCAACGGCGGCCTTTTTGGCTGCTCGCTCGGCCCGGCGTCTCTCGGCGAGGGCGATTTGTTCAGGTGTCCGGACGTATGGCTCTTTGGGAATCCTCGGCTTCATTGTCAGGATAACTGGCCAGAAGCGTGGAAGCATATACTTCTTGGAGAAAGATACAAAGTGAATTTGCTTTAGTATCGATAATATCGATATTCTTCGTGAGATTCGGCGTTCACTCCGAAAGTGATGATGTCACAAACTGCTCATATATTTATCGGAATGCGGATTGTTTACCCCTCTTGTGCTTACAAATGTGTATCCAGAATTTGCAAAGGTAGGTAATCCAAAACCTGCTACGTACGTATACTTTGTCCATCTGTGCTCTATATAATCTCGCCTTCGATGGTCAGTTTGCCAGCCAACGCCAACGATTGAGCTTAGAATCACCATGCCTTTCACGCCTATTCATTCGCTCATAGGAGCTATACTGCTCCACTTATCCACTTCCGAGCTTCTCGAAGATACCGGCCATGTTTTTGGCATATCAGGGATTGTAAGCGGTGCTGTGCTAGGAGAGCGAcaaggttggagatgggCTGTTGTCGGCGGGTTGGTGGCGGGGCCAGCATTGGCTGCCGTTACCGGCGTCAAAGCTCTATTCCCAGGACAGGCTCTATCAGCTCTGGAGATTATAGGCAAAGGTAAATTGGCATTGGCCGGGATACTTGTTGGTTTAGGAAGTCGGGTGAGCTATCCAACCATACTGTGTCTCTTTCGATGCGGAAAAAACGCTGCTAACAAGTGACTCCTCACAGCTCGGTTCTGGTTGTACCAGTGGACATATGCTCTGTGGTGTCTCAAGACTATCTGTACGGTCAATCGTAGCAACTATAACATTTTTCGCCACTGCAGTCATCACCAGCAATATCTTCCCCCAGTATCCTACCCCTTCAACTCCCGCGTACTCTATCGAACTAccctctctttcaactACTGTTGTTCTAATCTGCGTACCTCTGGTCGCCCGACTTGTCCAGCGAGCGACAAGCACCACCTTAACCCGCATGAGTTCGGTACCCAAAACCGCACGCCTTTTACCATACTTTGTTTCAAGTCTGATCTTTTCTGTTGGTCTGTCGCTGTCTGGTATGACTGATCCTTCAAAAGTGTCGGCTTTCCTCAGATTCCCCCATCCACAATGCTGGGACCCATCTTTACTCTTGGTTGTTCTCGGCGGCGTTCTTCCCAATATGCTGCACTATGCCTTCATTATCAACGAGAACAAGAGGCCGGGCGACGGGCagccaaagccaaagccaagGTTCAGTTGGGAAAGCTGGCAAGTCCCCACGCGAGAAGATATTGATTCAAAGCTCGTAGTGGGTGCTGCCATTTTCGGTGTCGGTTGGGGGTTGGTGGGGATATGTCCCGGTCCAGCTTTAGTTTCTTTAGGTTCGGCCTTGCTTGATGTTTGCTCTGGCTCTGGTTCTTGGCAAGTGTTGGGGAAAATATCGACTTTCTTGGGCACGATGCTTTTGGGCATGGCCTTTGGTGGGAGTATTTAGTGATGGGTGATACGACACGACTCACAACTCTATTCATTTTGCGCCAATCGCATTAATGCATATACATCTCTCAAATCGATGTCAAATATAAATTCCAGGACGACGTCCAATTTCCCTTGTTGATCGAGTGTAAAGATCTTAGGGAAGACTCTGGCCAGCACGAGTAGCTTTAGCGACTTCTGATTGAGCTTCATTTTTGAGGTATCTACAACAAACAGTTAGAATCGATCATGCCCTGATCGCAATAATCAGTCGCAAGAACCACTCACCTTCCCAAGATTTCCTCGTAATACTGATCCTCTGAACAAGTATTCTTAAGCGAATCGCGAGCTGTCTCTCGTCAGTTTCTGTTGATATCACCCTTTATTATTCatcgaaaaggaaaaagaccAAAGCGGAACTTACTCATCAATCTCTCTCTATACTCCCACCACCCGTCCCCAACCGCCTTCTCATCAAAATTCCTATGTTTTTCAAGAATATACAACCTCCTTATAAACGGCGCCAATGTCCCGTCGACGGCTGTCCATTGTTCGCCTGCAAAATAAGGACCCTTGATGCGTTTGGCGTATGTGCGAAGAGCGGAGATGAGTTCTTTGCGGGCAGCAACTTGGTCTGATTCGGTTTGGGACTGTTGGAGTTTAAAGTAATTGGGGATGATTTTCTGTTGGTTTTCATTAATGATGTAAGTGTTGTGAACTGTAAAcgaaatggaagaaaaaCAAGCGCACTTTGGAGACATGTTGGATGTTGAGTCTAACCCAAGACTTTTCGTATGGATCAGAAGGGAAAATGGACCTTTCCGCAAGGTCAGTCAAAGTGTTGTGACAAGACAATTGGTCAAAGATCAACTGACGGATGCTCCTCGCTAGGAGGATAAAGATCCTCCAAGAACTCGACCAGGACATCACTCTCGTAAAGCGATTTGCTACCTTCGGCAGTCTTGATCTCGACTGTCGGCACAAGCCCTAGAGGATTAAGCTTGAGGAatgcctcttccttcttgtaTGGCTAGGGAAACGGTCAAGACCACTTCATTCTATTGAAAAAGGGAGGGACAAGACTCACGTTTACTTCATGGTATTGGTAAGGTATTTTTCGTTCCTCAAGGGCGATCCAGATACGCTACAACGATTGCAATTTAAGTTGATGATCGCGCTTACTACAGAAACCGACAAACCTGATTAAAGGGGCAGAACTACCATACCAAATATTCCGTCAGCTTACATACCTCAGTAAGTGGAATACAGACAAGGACGTACCCATCCGCTCCAGAATACCAAATCTTGGGGATCTTGATGAGCGTCCACGACCTTCTTGGCAAGGCCTGTGGCAGTGGGATGGATATGTTCGTCGGGCATAGGCATGTTGATAATGATGGCAATCCTTGGTTGAGTGAAGGCGAGTGGATCGATCGTGAACAAATGATGTAGTTAGGCTGCCAGACCGgattatatatatatgttGCTCCATTTGCATCTCCGCATGGCGGCATCGCTGCAAGGCCGAGCTCATACGTCATTTACCTAAGCCTTCATCATACGGGTCATTCTTGATACTCGAGTACGCGTCAGagtgaagacgagagagCTAGAGAGATCATTGCTGCAGGTTCAAAGATAAATGCATATCCATGGTGGGTTTACTTGTCTACAAAGATGAATCAGCTCAGCTTCGTGACTCTCCGCAAGGCCGGATTAAAATGGTCGACTTACTATAATTGCTACTTTTTAACTATTCACCGACAGCCGATGATTACTGAAACAGTGGGTTCCATCATTACTGCAGGTTGGATAGCGTAGTAGGATAATTACTCTCTTGTACTTCTTCTGATCATTATCAAGGCTGTTTCATGCTTTTCGAGATGAGGCATACACTCTGCAATTCAAAGTTGTCAACGACAGCCGAAGTTCGTTGTTATGTCCGACCTTCGATCGCCTGTCGCCGATTATCCACGTTTGTTCATTATATTACGTAATCTGTTagatttcttcttttttccattTCAGGCCTCTTGATCCGTCGGAAAATACTGCCGTGACTGTGTTTGAGACCGGTGCCTGGTACCTGTTTGACGCCCCAGCCCAGCCtgttctttcttttcccacCGTAGCGCTAACACCATACACATCTACTGTCAGTGTCTTTCCTATGCCCCCACGTTTTTCCCCCTCGACACGGAGCGAATCGTTATAAAAGAGTCATTAGCTTAGCATGAAGACCATCTCGAAATCCGCATTATTTATCCCTACTCGACCTCGACCAGCCGAAGCATATGCCGCGTGTCAGTCCGTCACCTTCACCATTCCTTATTCGGCTCCCGGCTTCTGTTAACGACCCTCAAAACTCCTCAGACACGGTGCAAGGTGTCGCTGGATCACTGGACGGAACTTCACTATACGTATCAACAGTTTACACTTTGAGGCACCACAGCTTTTTGCCCTTTTCATTCGCGTTCCAGTGAGACAGCGCCAGTCAAACGCCCGACCAGAAACTATTCTCCATTTCGGCTTAACCCTTCTCCAAGTTTACGGCTTCGCGTCTTGCTGATGTTCATAACT
This window harbors:
- a CDS encoding expressed protein codes for the protein MLPRFWPVILTMKPRIPKEPYVRTPEQIALAERRRAERAAKKAAVAAGKVEPTEEEKLVTGNCKFLKRDWIDVSGKDKEEKGRSQGKRAKIITWNLLAQTLVRRELFPGSDCLRWADRKPMLLAEFAHHSSSDIICLQECDKLPDFLPALPQHAYIKGTGPGKLHGLVVLYRKDRFSLRQSKLIHLDFEEIHPRSSDLVIREDGAESLEEVRRRRGGSRQTKNVGLIVALECKDGEGVIIATTHLFWHPKFVYERVRQTLLLVRAIRRFQKANCCTTWPVVLAGDLNTQPSEATYQLLVSPHSPLPQRYLDEISQSRLVHDSLSKIPLTPPEIPSSASEPASTTGTGTTTPAIINKTEAEKDAENEDLDDKSIANTRPPRPSDGLPTALELVDLFKAEFPLIDGDSDQPEGAMSAYGSTQWKEGKGIDGFDDRKGFGDGEKGQGGDEPGWTCFTPLFRLTLDYLLVLPPLNSPPFLIAPPASSTSATSGAEIRKVMLPPKVSDLGEGLPRKGICASDHVAVGCEIEW
- a CDS encoding expressed protein; its protein translation is MPMPDEHIHPTATGLAKKVVDAHQDPQDLVFWSGWFCPFNQRIWIALEERKIPYQYHEVNPYKKEEAFLKLNPLGLVPTVEIKTAEGSKSLYESDVLVEFLEDLYPPSEEHPSIFPSDPYEKSWVRLNIQHVSKKIIPNYFKLQQSQTESDQVAARKELISALRTYAKRIKGPYFAGEQWTAVDGTLAPFIRRLYILEKHRNFDEKAVGDGWWEYRERLMTRDSLKNTCSEDQYYEEILGRYLKNEAQSEVAKATRAGQSLP